A section of the Pedobacter sp. HDW13 genome encodes:
- the rpmF gene encoding 50S ribosomal protein L32, protein MAHPKRKISKQRKNKRRTHYKAVTPSLATCSATGAIHVPHRAYNVDGNLYYNGKLVIENTQIG, encoded by the coding sequence ATGGCACATCCAAAACGGAAAATCTCGAAACAGAGAAAAAATAAAAGAAGAACACACTACAAAGCAGTTACTCCTTCTTTAGCAACATGCTCGGCAACAGGTGCTATCCACGTACCTCACCGTGCTTACAACGTTGATGGTAACTTATACTACAACGGTAAACTGGTTATCGAAAATACTCAGATTGGGTAA
- a CDS encoding DUF177 domain-containing protein translates to MNPLKQFSLPFTGLKLGTHQFDYELDDRFFNAFEYSLIKSGDLKVDLELDKQETMLILKFKVIGTVNLDCDKCLSEFAYPVNLYERQIVKFAEDELESNDEEIITLSRKDSEIDISGPLYEMINVAVPYIKNCEQANKDCDQEMIDRLEQLTIAKQAEENEQTSDPRWEALNKLKK, encoded by the coding sequence TTGAACCCACTAAAACAATTTTCATTACCGTTTACCGGATTAAAATTGGGAACTCATCAGTTTGATTATGAGCTTGATGACCGCTTTTTTAATGCTTTTGAGTATTCGTTAATTAAAAGTGGGGATTTGAAAGTTGACCTGGAACTTGATAAACAAGAAACCATGTTGATACTAAAATTCAAAGTTATTGGTACTGTAAATTTAGATTGCGATAAATGTTTATCCGAATTTGCTTATCCGGTAAATCTTTACGAAAGGCAGATTGTAAAATTTGCTGAAGATGAACTGGAGAGCAACGATGAAGAGATTATTACGCTAAGCCGCAAAGATTCTGAGATTGATATATCAGGGCCTTTATACGAGATGATTAACGTAGCGGTACCTTATATCAAAAACTGCGAGCAGGCAAACAAAGATTGCGATCAGGAGATGATTGATCGCCTGGAGCAATTAACAATTGCCAAACAAGCAGAAGAAAATGAACAAACAAGCGACCCACGTTGGGAAGCCCTTAATAAGTTAAAAAAATAA
- the pdxA gene encoding 4-hydroxythreonine-4-phosphate dehydrogenase PdxA, with protein MSNKLKIGISIGDVNGIGLEVIIKTLSNPAILNYCTPIVYGHTKVSSFHRKANNLGDFSFNVINQANQAQAKRANMINCWEEDVKIELGQVTPTGGKYALLSLERATADLVNGDIDALVTAPINKHNIQSETFAFPGHTEYLQEKSGSKDVLMFLISEGLRVGVVTGHIPVKDVPAAITKEKITSKLKLINDSLKKDFWIEKPKIAVLGLNPHASDNGLLGTEEAEIISPAIQEAYDKGMMVFGPYPADGFFGNGSYKQFDAVLAMYHDQGLIPFKTLAFHNGVNYTAGLNFVRTSPDHGTGYDIAGKDLADPTSFTEALFSAIHIVKKRREQEEMLGNQLRTGGKVVETQFDIKDDAS; from the coding sequence ATGAGCAATAAACTTAAAATAGGTATCAGTATAGGCGATGTGAACGGCATAGGTTTAGAGGTGATTATTAAAACATTATCCAACCCTGCTATTTTAAATTACTGCACACCAATAGTTTATGGCCACACCAAGGTTTCATCATTTCATAGGAAGGCAAACAATCTTGGCGATTTCAGTTTTAACGTGATTAACCAGGCCAACCAGGCACAGGCAAAAAGGGCAAACATGATTAATTGCTGGGAAGAAGATGTAAAAATAGAACTTGGCCAGGTTACCCCAACTGGCGGTAAATATGCTCTTTTATCGCTGGAGCGTGCCACTGCCGATCTGGTAAATGGCGATATCGATGCCTTGGTTACTGCTCCGATTAACAAACACAATATCCAGTCTGAAACATTCGCCTTTCCGGGCCACACAGAATACCTGCAGGAAAAAAGTGGCAGTAAAGACGTGTTGATGTTCCTGATTAGCGAAGGCCTGCGCGTAGGTGTAGTTACGGGACATATTCCGGTAAAAGATGTACCGGCAGCAATTACCAAAGAAAAAATTACCAGCAAATTAAAGCTGATTAACGATAGTTTAAAGAAAGATTTCTGGATTGAAAAACCGAAAATCGCTGTTTTGGGTCTAAACCCGCATGCCAGTGATAACGGTTTATTAGGCACAGAAGAGGCAGAAATTATAAGTCCGGCCATTCAGGAAGCTTACGATAAAGGCATGATGGTTTTCGGACCATACCCTGCCGATGGTTTCTTTGGCAATGGCAGCTACAAACAGTTTGATGCCGTACTGGCCATGTATCACGATCAGGGGCTTATTCCTTTTAAAACACTGGCTTTCCACAATGGTGTAAATTATACGGCAGGTTTAAATTTTGTACGTACCTCTCCCGATCATGGAACGGGTTATGATATTGCAGGTAAAGATCTGGCCGATCCTACTTCGTTTACCGAGGCCTTGTTTTCGGCTATCCACATTGTAAAAAAACGTAGAGAACAGGAAGAAATGCTGGGCAACCAGTTACGTACCGGCGGTAAAGTAGTAGAAACACAGTTCGACATTAAAGATGATGCTTCTTAA
- the plsX gene encoding phosphate acyltransferase PlsX has protein sequence MKIGLDIMGGDYAPKAIVLGAIAAHQSLNAGEHLVLIGDTEQIKPILAEEGFNPDHFEYVHTDEVIGMGEHPTKAIVQKPNSSIAVGFNLLKEGKIDSFASAGNSGAMLVGAVFSVKTIPGIIRPCLCTILPKIKGGTGLLLDVGANADCKPDILLQFGVLGSLYAENLLQIENPKVALMNIGEEDEKGNMLSMATFPLMKDTNLFNFVGNVEGRDLFNDKADVIVCDGFTGNVMLKLAESFYVLTIKKGLKDEFFDRFNYEQYGGSPVLGVNAPVVIGHGISSPLAVKNMVLQSREMITTGLVEKIRMAFK, from the coding sequence ATGAAAATAGGCCTCGACATAATGGGCGGAGACTATGCTCCCAAAGCAATTGTTTTGGGAGCAATAGCTGCTCATCAATCGCTTAACGCCGGAGAACACCTTGTTCTTATTGGCGATACCGAACAGATTAAACCCATTCTTGCAGAAGAAGGCTTTAATCCAGATCATTTTGAATACGTTCATACTGATGAAGTAATTGGTATGGGCGAACATCCTACCAAAGCAATTGTTCAGAAACCTAACTCAAGCATCGCAGTTGGTTTTAACCTTTTAAAAGAAGGTAAAATCGATTCGTTTGCAAGTGCAGGTAATTCTGGAGCCATGCTGGTTGGCGCTGTATTTAGCGTTAAAACCATTCCGGGCATCATTCGCCCTTGTTTATGTACAATCCTTCCTAAAATTAAAGGCGGCACTGGCCTGCTTTTAGATGTTGGCGCAAATGCCGACTGTAAACCAGATATTTTACTACAATTTGGTGTACTGGGTAGTTTATATGCAGAAAATCTTTTGCAGATAGAAAACCCTAAAGTAGCGCTAATGAATATTGGTGAAGAAGATGAAAAAGGAAACATGCTAAGCATGGCCACTTTTCCGTTGATGAAAGACACCAACTTGTTTAACTTTGTAGGCAATGTTGAAGGCAGAGATTTATTTAATGACAAGGCTGATGTGATTGTTTGTGATGGTTTTACCGGGAATGTAATGCTAAAGCTGGCAGAATCGTTCTACGTACTCACCATTAAGAAAGGATTAAAAGATGAGTTTTTCGATCGTTTCAATTACGAACAATACGGTGGAAGCCCGGTACTAGGTGTTAACGCTCCCGTAGTTATCGGACATGGAATTTCCAGTCCTTTAGCTGTTAAAAATATGGTTCTCCAATCCAGGGAAATGATTACTACCGGATTGGTAGAAAAAATTAGAATGGCATTTAAATAA
- a CDS encoding nitrate/nitrite transporter: MKAPKAAGILPIIVISQFLCTSLWFADNAVLPDIVKNFPLEHNLLANLTSMVQFGFITGTLLFAFFAISDLFSPSKVFFACGIAAALFNVAICLEITDVRLLLLFRFLTGFMLAGIYPVGMKIASDYFKDGLGKSLGFLVGALVLGTAFPHLLKTFTADFPWKYVIYATSTLSVIGACSILFFVADGPFRKPGQKFDFRSCLSGFKNPGFRSAAFGYFGHMWELYTFWAFLPAMLLHYNGTHPAAELNTPLFSFLVIGSGGLSCMVGGLLSQKFDAKRIAMIALAISGSCCLLSPIFLFADSVYTLLFFLFIWGLSGTADSPLFSSLIAKNAPESLRGTSLTLVNCIGFAITIISIQVINLLAKETNSHYLYMVLAIGPVLGLLALLKNNHEY; this comes from the coding sequence ATGAAAGCCCCTAAAGCTGCTGGCATCTTGCCCATTATTGTTATCTCACAATTTTTGTGCACTTCTTTATGGTTTGCGGACAATGCTGTACTCCCTGATATTGTTAAAAATTTCCCCCTTGAGCATAACCTTTTAGCCAATCTTACCAGTATGGTGCAGTTTGGCTTTATCACCGGCACACTGCTATTTGCTTTCTTTGCCATTTCCGACCTGTTCTCACCTTCAAAAGTCTTTTTTGCGTGTGGGATTGCAGCAGCACTGTTTAACGTTGCCATCTGTCTCGAAATAACCGATGTAAGACTATTACTTTTATTCCGTTTTTTAACCGGCTTTATGTTAGCAGGCATTTATCCCGTTGGGATGAAAATAGCCTCCGATTATTTTAAAGATGGTTTAGGCAAATCGCTGGGCTTTTTGGTAGGTGCTCTAGTTTTAGGCACCGCTTTTCCCCATCTTTTGAAAACATTTACAGCAGATTTCCCATGGAAATACGTGATTTATGCAACCTCAACTTTGTCGGTAATTGGTGCCTGCAGTATCCTTTTCTTTGTTGCCGATGGACCATTTAGAAAACCCGGGCAAAAATTTGATTTTCGTTCCTGTTTAAGCGGATTTAAAAACCCAGGTTTCCGCTCAGCGGCTTTTGGCTACTTTGGCCACATGTGGGAGCTATACACCTTTTGGGCATTTTTACCGGCAATGCTGCTCCATTACAACGGTACGCACCCAGCCGCTGAGTTAAATACTCCCTTATTTTCGTTTTTAGTAATCGGATCTGGTGGATTATCCTGTATGGTAGGCGGGTTGCTATCTCAAAAATTTGACGCCAAACGCATTGCGATGATTGCCCTGGCCATATCTGGCTCATGCTGTTTACTCTCCCCTATTTTTCTCTTTGCAGATTCAGTGTATACCTTGCTATTTTTCTTATTTATCTGGGGATTATCAGGTACTGCAGATTCTCCGCTATTCTCTTCATTAATTGCTAAAAACGCACCCGAAAGTTTAAGGGGAACTTCGTTAACCTTGGTAAATTGTATCGGTTTTGCCATCACCATTATTAGCATTCAGGTAATTAATCTATTGGCGAAAGAGACGAATTCGCACTATCTTTATATGGTCTTAGCTATTGGGCCTGTTTTGGGACTTTTGGCATTATTAAAAAACAATCATGAGTATTAA
- the rsmA gene encoding 16S rRNA (adenine(1518)-N(6)/adenine(1519)-N(6))-dimethyltransferase RsmA, with the protein MSLVKAKKHLGQHFLTDKGIASRIVEALVNTDKYHQVLEVGPGMGILSDFLLQRQDLETYLIDIDTESFHFLNEKYPQLGDRLINGDFLKLDFDAIFPGQFAIIGNFPYNISSQILFKILDNRHKVVEMVGMFQKEVAQRCAAPAGSKEYGILSVFLQAYYKIEYLITVKPGTFNPPPKVHSAVIRLTRNEVETLDCDEKLFWRVVKAGFNQRRKTLRNAVSSVMPKDKMDNHIYFEKRAEQLTVADFVALTQHVSQLMAV; encoded by the coding sequence ATGAGTTTAGTAAAAGCAAAAAAACATTTAGGTCAACATTTTTTAACCGATAAAGGCATTGCCAGCCGCATTGTAGAAGCGTTGGTAAATACCGATAAGTACCACCAAGTTTTAGAGGTGGGCCCCGGGATGGGAATCTTGTCTGATTTTTTGTTGCAGCGCCAGGATTTAGAAACCTACCTGATTGACATCGATACGGAATCGTTTCACTTCTTGAACGAAAAGTACCCGCAATTGGGCGATCGTTTAATTAATGGCGACTTTCTGAAACTCGATTTTGATGCTATTTTCCCAGGTCAATTTGCCATTATTGGTAATTTCCCTTACAATATCTCCTCTCAAATTTTATTTAAGATTTTAGATAACCGCCATAAAGTTGTTGAGATGGTGGGCATGTTCCAAAAAGAAGTTGCCCAACGTTGTGCGGCTCCGGCAGGTAGCAAAGAGTATGGTATTTTAAGTGTATTTCTGCAGGCTTACTATAAAATTGAATATCTGATTACAGTTAAGCCAGGCACTTTTAATCCACCGCCAAAGGTGCACTCGGCAGTAATCCGCTTAACCCGAAACGAAGTGGAGACTTTAGATTGCGACGAAAAATTATTCTGGCGCGTGGTTAAGGCTGGCTTCAATCAGCGTAGAAAAACCTTGCGTAATGCTGTTTCTTCAGTAATGCCTAAAGATAAAATGGACAATCACATTTATTTTGAAAAACGTGCCGAGCAGTTAACCGTTGCCGATTTTGTGGCCTTAACCCAGCATGTAAGTCAATTAATGGCGGTTTAA
- a CDS encoding beta-ketoacyl-ACP synthase III, whose amino-acid sequence MSKIHAAITAVNGYVPDYVLTNAELETIVDTSDEWITSRTGIKERRILKGEGLGTSDMAVHAVNGLLKKRGIDAKEIELIIFCTTTPDFTFPATANVLADKVGATNAWGYDLQAACSGFIFGLSTGASFIESGRHKKVLVVGGDKMSSIINYEDRTTCIIFGDGCGCALLEPNEEGLGIQDSILRTDGAGRDFLGMKAGGSVKPATHETIDAREHFAHQEGPTVFKFAVTNMADVAAEIMERNSLTADDVAWLVPHQANKRIIDATANRMGVTTDKVMINIERYGNTTNGTIPLCLWEWESRLKKGDNIVLAAFGGGFTWGSVYLKWAYDSN is encoded by the coding sequence ATGAGTAAAATTCACGCTGCTATTACAGCAGTAAATGGTTACGTCCCCGACTATGTGCTTACAAACGCAGAGTTAGAAACCATTGTTGACACTTCGGATGAATGGATTACAAGCAGAACGGGGATTAAAGAACGTAGAATTTTAAAGGGAGAAGGTTTAGGTACTTCTGATATGGCTGTTCACGCTGTAAACGGTTTACTTAAAAAAAGAGGAATTGATGCAAAAGAAATTGAACTGATTATCTTTTGCACCACTACTCCTGATTTTACTTTCCCTGCAACAGCAAACGTTTTAGCAGATAAAGTTGGTGCAACCAACGCATGGGGTTACGATTTACAAGCCGCTTGTTCTGGCTTTATTTTCGGCCTTTCTACAGGTGCATCATTTATCGAATCGGGCAGGCACAAAAAGGTATTGGTAGTTGGTGGCGATAAAATGTCATCGATTATTAATTACGAAGACCGTACCACCTGTATTATTTTTGGTGATGGTTGCGGTTGCGCTTTATTAGAGCCAAATGAAGAAGGTTTGGGAATTCAGGATTCGATTTTAAGAACCGACGGCGCCGGAAGAGATTTCTTAGGCATGAAAGCTGGTGGTTCTGTTAAACCGGCTACCCACGAAACCATTGATGCCAGAGAGCATTTTGCACACCAGGAAGGCCCTACAGTATTTAAATTTGCTGTAACCAATATGGCTGATGTTGCTGCAGAAATTATGGAACGCAACAGCTTAACCGCTGATGATGTAGCCTGGTTAGTACCTCACCAAGCCAACAAACGTATTATCGATGCTACTGCAAACCGCATGGGCGTTACCACCGATAAGGTGATGATTAACATCGAACGTTACGGAAATACTACCAACGGTACCATTCCATTGTGTTTATGGGAATGGGAAAGCCGGTTAAAAAAAGGCGATAACATTGTGTTAGCGGCCTTTGGCGGTGGTTTTACCTGGGGTTCTGTTTATCTGAAATGGGCATATGACTCTAACTAG
- a CDS encoding ATP-dependent Clp protease adaptor ClpS, protein MSTETKEETFTLEEILTSLKTVHRLILWNDDINTFDHVIYCMMKYLDYSESQAEKIAWKVHNEGKCPVLEGSFTEMEVYRKILQQEGLTVSVD, encoded by the coding sequence ATGTCTACAGAAACCAAAGAAGAGACCTTTACACTCGAAGAAATTTTAACTTCCCTTAAAACCGTACATCGCCTTATTTTGTGGAATGACGACATCAATACTTTCGATCATGTAATTTACTGCATGATGAAATATTTAGATTACAGCGAATCGCAGGCAGAGAAAATTGCCTGGAAAGTGCATAATGAAGGCAAGTGCCCCGTGCTTGAAGGCTCTTTTACAGAGATGGAAGTTTACCGCAAAATTTTACAACAGGAAGGTTTAACCGTTTCGGTTGATTAA
- a CDS encoding thioredoxin family protein, which produces MVNYREIFDEQGMDYATYRQLVDKLLAAGQTTGPDNSEAMLHYSKMNVQRMNRVDKTISLNEALTAAINDLKGNYKLWVITEGWCGDAAQIVPVFNKIAEAAPDKFDLKFVLRDKNLPLIDAHLTNGGRAIPVLLVLDEKGEQVLKSWAPRPQVLQSLLKGWKQENTDPMATAEKLHSWYAKDKTQTTQAELAELLSGLE; this is translated from the coding sequence ATGGTTAATTATCGCGAAATTTTTGACGAACAGGGAATGGACTATGCCACTTACCGTCAATTGGTTGACAAGCTTTTAGCTGCCGGACAAACTACCGGTCCGGATAACTCTGAAGCCATGCTGCACTATAGTAAAATGAATGTGCAACGTATGAACAGGGTTGATAAAACGATTAGTTTAAACGAAGCACTAACTGCTGCAATTAACGATTTAAAAGGAAACTATAAATTATGGGTAATTACTGAAGGTTGGTGTGGCGATGCTGCACAGATTGTTCCGGTTTTTAATAAAATAGCTGAAGCTGCTCCCGATAAGTTTGACCTGAAGTTTGTATTGCGCGATAAAAATCTACCACTTATCGATGCACATTTAACCAATGGGGGCAGGGCTATACCGGTTTTGCTGGTGTTAGATGAAAAAGGAGAACAGGTTCTAAAAAGCTGGGCACCGCGTCCACAGGTTTTGCAAAGCCTGTTAAAAGGATGGAAACAGGAAAATACCGATCCGATGGCTACAGCCGAGAAATTACATAGCTGGTACGCAAAAGATAAAACGCAAACTACACAGGCAGAATTAGCGGAGTTGTTGAGCGGGTTGGAATAA
- the dtd gene encoding D-aminoacyl-tRNA deacylase, with protein MRAVLQRVTQASCTVEGEITGQIETGFLVLLGIEDADTNEDLDWLAQKIVGMRVFGDENGLMNKALADVDGNILLISQFTLFASTKKGNRPGFTRAAKPDVAVPLYEKMIEKLSALLGKRVKTGIFGADMKIALLNDGPVTILIDTKDKE; from the coding sequence ATGCGGGCAGTTTTACAAAGAGTTACACAGGCAAGTTGCACAGTTGAGGGCGAGATTACCGGACAAATTGAAACCGGTTTTTTAGTGCTGCTGGGAATTGAAGATGCTGATACGAACGAAGATTTAGATTGGCTGGCACAGAAAATTGTAGGCATGCGGGTTTTCGGCGATGAAAATGGCTTGATGAACAAAGCTCTTGCCGATGTAGACGGAAATATTCTTTTAATTAGTCAGTTTACTTTATTTGCTTCGACCAAAAAGGGTAACCGACCGGGATTTACCCGTGCGGCAAAACCTGATGTTGCGGTACCGCTTTATGAAAAAATGATTGAAAAATTGTCGGCCTTGCTTGGTAAGCGAGTAAAAACAGGGATTTTTGGTGCGGATATGAAAATAGCTTTACTTAACGACGGGCCGGTTACCATATTAATCGATACGAAGGATAAGGAATAA
- a CDS encoding sulfurtransferase: protein MIDVRDANRFAGLTEPIDLIAGHIPGATNIPFTENLDATGAFLAPEILKEKYAAALLHVLPENVIVHCGSGITACHTLLAMDYAGLPIPKLYVGSWSEWSRNNKEMVLAG from the coding sequence GTGATAGATGTGCGCGATGCCAACCGGTTTGCAGGTTTAACAGAGCCTATTGATTTAATTGCGGGCCATATACCTGGAGCAACCAATATTCCCTTCACCGAAAATTTAGATGCAACAGGCGCTTTCCTTGCACCCGAAATATTGAAAGAAAAATATGCAGCAGCCTTATTGCACGTCCTTCCTGAAAATGTAATTGTGCATTGTGGTTCAGGTATTACGGCTTGTCATACCCTTTTGGCTATGGATTATGCAGGCTTACCTATCCCTAAGTTGTATGTTGGCTCGTGGAGCGAATGGAGCAGAAATAATAAGGAAATGGTACTGGCTGGCTAG
- a CDS encoding 3-oxoacyl-ACP synthase III family protein: MHQSKIAGIGYYVPKNIYTNTDLSRFMETSDEWIQERTGIKERRFADRNEETTTTMGIEAAKIAIERAGITAKDVDFIVFATLSPDYYFPGCGVLLQREMGMGEIGALDIRNQCSGFVYALSVADQFVKTGMYKNVLVVGSEKHSFAMDFETRSRNVSVIFGDGAGAVVLQPTDGAGKGILSTHLHSDGADAEILAMYYPGSHANKWLKDKPAYPEQELGGLFMTPEILESGAALPYMDGPAVFKKAVVKFPEVIKEALAANNLTEKDIDMLVPHQANLRISQYVQQLLGLNDDQVFNNIQKYGNTTAASVPIALCEAWEAGKIKDGDLVCLAAFGSGFTWASALIRW, encoded by the coding sequence ATGCATCAATCTAAAATTGCCGGAATTGGCTACTATGTTCCGAAAAATATTTATACCAATACCGATTTAAGTCGTTTCATGGAAACCAGCGATGAGTGGATACAGGAACGTACCGGTATTAAGGAACGCCGTTTTGCCGATCGTAACGAGGAAACTACCACTACAATGGGTATTGAGGCTGCTAAAATTGCTATCGAACGCGCTGGTATTACGGCAAAAGATGTTGACTTTATCGTTTTTGCTACGCTAAGTCCCGATTACTATTTTCCGGGTTGTGGTGTTTTGCTACAGCGCGAAATGGGTATGGGCGAAATCGGTGCTTTAGATATCCGCAATCAGTGCTCGGGTTTTGTATATGCACTTTCTGTTGCCGATCAGTTTGTAAAAACAGGCATGTATAAGAACGTGCTGGTTGTAGGAAGCGAGAAACATTCTTTTGCTATGGATTTCGAAACCCGTAGCCGTAATGTATCGGTAATTTTTGGTGATGGTGCAGGTGCAGTGGTGCTGCAGCCGACAGATGGGGCTGGCAAGGGGATTTTGAGTACGCACTTACACAGCGATGGTGCCGATGCCGAAATTCTGGCCATGTATTATCCCGGATCACATGCCAATAAATGGTTAAAAGATAAACCGGCCTACCCTGAACAGGAGTTGGGAGGTTTGTTTATGACGCCTGAGATTTTAGAAAGTGGTGCAGCTCTACCTTATATGGATGGCCCCGCAGTTTTTAAAAAAGCCGTTGTAAAATTTCCTGAAGTAATAAAAGAGGCTTTAGCTGCGAATAATTTAACCGAAAAAGATATTGATATGCTGGTGCCGCATCAGGCTAATTTACGTATCAGCCAGTATGTACAGCAGTTGTTGGGCTTAAACGACGATCAGGTGTTTAATAATATTCAAAAATATGGCAATACCACAGCCGCTTCCGTTCCGATTGCTTTGTGCGAAGCCTGGGAAGCTGGTAAAATTAAAGATGGCGATTTGGTTTGCCTTGCTGCCTTCGGTTCGGGCTTTACCTGGGCAAGTGCTTTAATCAGGTGGTAG
- the accB gene encoding acetyl-CoA carboxylase biotin carboxyl carrier protein, protein MDIKQIQELIKFVSRSGVNEVAIEQEDFKITIKTNQAPTVVHATIPQAPLVQAAAPVATAPTAPVAATPAVPAAEDTSKYLTIKSPMIGTFYRSASPEKPMFVNVGDEIGAGKVVCIIEAMKLFNEIESEISGRIVKILVDNASPVEYDQPLFLVEPI, encoded by the coding sequence ATGGATATCAAACAAATACAGGAACTGATCAAATTTGTTTCTCGTTCTGGAGTAAACGAAGTTGCCATTGAGCAAGAGGACTTCAAAATCACGATCAAAACAAACCAAGCACCTACAGTTGTGCATGCAACCATCCCGCAAGCTCCGCTTGTACAGGCTGCTGCTCCAGTTGCTACAGCTCCTACTGCCCCAGTTGCAGCAACACCTGCTGTACCCGCTGCAGAAGACACTTCGAAATACTTAACCATTAAATCTCCAATGATCGGTACTTTCTACCGTTCTGCCAGCCCGGAGAAACCAATGTTTGTAAATGTTGGCGATGAAATCGGTGCAGGTAAAGTAGTTTGTATTATTGAGGCAATGAAACTTTTCAACGAGATTGAAAGCGAGATTTCAGGCCGTATCGTTAAAATCCTGGTTGATAATGCATCACCGGTTGAGTACGACCAACCATTATTTTTGGTAGAACCTATTTAG
- a CDS encoding sulfurtransferase: protein MSIKLSPIIKPAELTWLNQDEEIVIIDASAGSKERYDEQHLAGALFADVNNDLANIVDFAVGGRHPLPTLEQFTLVLQRFGITKDTHVIVYDDKNGGNAAARLWWMLKAIGHEKVQVIDGAFKRPLKPVSQQQIKLKFQRLLKNTKSQPGTYPYPI from the coding sequence ATGAGTATTAAACTATCACCCATCATAAAACCAGCAGAATTAACCTGGTTAAACCAAGACGAAGAAATCGTAATTATCGATGCCAGTGCAGGCTCAAAAGAAAGATATGATGAACAGCATTTAGCCGGAGCACTTTTCGCAGATGTAAACAATGATTTAGCCAATATTGTAGATTTTGCTGTAGGTGGCCGCCATCCACTACCTACTTTGGAGCAATTTACACTGGTTTTGCAAAGGTTTGGAATTACAAAAGATACCCATGTAATTGTTTACGACGATAAAAATGGCGGTAATGCAGCTGCGAGGCTCTGGTGGATGTTAAAAGCAATAGGCCATGAAAAAGTACAGGTAATTGACGGGGCTTTCAAGCGGCCGTTAAAGCCGGTTTCCCAACAACAAATAAAATTGAAATTCCAAAGGCTGTTGAAAAATACGAAATCACAGCCTGGAACCTACCCCTATCCGATATAA